The following coding sequences lie in one Mercenaria mercenaria strain notata chromosome 5, MADL_Memer_1, whole genome shotgun sequence genomic window:
- the LOC123558662 gene encoding uncharacterized protein LOC123558662, translating into MSWTIIPLSKWDFGYFARQRAMFPEWLQFFDDDWRMGSFEESRIRFNRELNKIRREMHRMDEQPINLDLRQPFITDPEGQTKFSLRFNCSQFRPNEISVKTQDNKLSVHAKHAHEQDGRKFSQEFYRECTLPENVDPKKLKSSLTSDGVLQIEAPVEPLVVAPKEHAIPIEHLKSEKDKQLVAVEKEEGDDKNENKDNDSIYHGGNVIHTKPPLKTPLTVEKNPHVANHVSPATSTQEYRKNMSWDIIPLSKWDFGYFDRQRDLFSEWLHLFDDDWRMGSFEESRIRFDRELDKIRREMHRMDEQPVNLDIPQPFITDPEGQHKFSLRFNCSQFRPNEITVKTQDNKLNVHARHAQEQDGRKFFQEFYRECTLPENVDPKKLKSSLTSDGVLQIEAPVEPLVVAPKEHLIPIEHLKKDIKKDKQLVAVEKEKGDEK; encoded by the exons ATGTCTTGGACTATTATACCGCTTTCAAAGTGGGATTTCGGGTATTTCGCCCGCCAGAGAGCTATGTTCCCGGAGTGGCTACAATTTTTTGATGATGACTGGCGAATGGGAAGTTTTGAAGAATCACGCATCCGGTTCAATCGGGAACTGAACAAGATTCGTAGAGAAATGCATCGGATGGATGAGCAACCAATTAATCTGGATTTAAGGCAACCATTTATTACAG atccagAGGGGCAGACTAAGTTCAGCCTTCGTTTTAACTGCAGTCAGTTCAGGCCTAACGAAATTTCTGTGAAGACACAGGATAATAAACTCAGTGTTCACGCCAAGCACGCACACGAGCAAGATGGCCGAAAATTTTCCCAAGAATTCTACAGGGAATGCACGCTTCCTGAAAATGTTGATCCGAAAAAGCTGAAGTCCAGTCTAACCAGTGATGGCGTACTCCAGATCGAGGCACCGGTAGAGCCTCTCGTCGTGGCGCCAAAGGAGCATGCGATTCCGATAGAGCATCTGAAAAGTGAGAAAGATAAACAACTTGTGGCTGTTGAAAAAGAGGAGGGagatgacaaaaatgaaaataaagacaatGA ttcTATTTACCATGGAGGAAACGTGATTCATACTAAACCACCACTGAAAACGCCATTGACAGTAGAGAAG AACCCGCACGTAGCAAACCACGTATCACCTGCAACATCAACACAGGAATATAGGAAAAACATGTCTTGGGATATTATACCGCTTTCAAAGTGGGATTTTGGATATTTCGATCGCCAACGGGATTTGTTCTCGGAGTGGCTACATCTTTTTGATGATGACTGGCGAATGGGAAGTTTTGAAGAGTCGCGGATCCGGTTCGATCGTGAACTGGACAAGATTCGGAGAGAGATGCATCGGATGGATGAGCAACCAGTCAACCTGGATATACCGCAACCATTCATTACAG atcCAGAGGGGCAGCATAAGTTCAGCCTTCGTTTTAACTGCAGTCAGTTCAGGCCTAACGAAATCACCGTGAAGACACAGGATAACAAACTCAATGTTCACGCCAGGCACGCGCAGGAGCAAGATGGCCGAAAATTTTTCCAAGAATTCTACAGGGAATGCACACTTCCGGAAAACGTCGATCCGAAAAAGCTGAAATCCAGTCTAACCAGTGATGGCGTACTCCAGATCGAGGCACCGGTAGAGCCTCTCGTCGTGGCGCCAAAGGAGCATTTAATTCCGATAGAGCATCTGAAAAAGGATATAAAGAAAGATAAACAACTTGTGGCTGTCGAAAAGGAGAAGGgagatgaaaaataa